DNA sequence from the Sulfurimonas sp. HSL3-1 genome:
CTCGACCCGGAAACCGCCCGCAAAGTCGGCGAGATCTTCGAGGCCGGGAGCGTCCGCAAGGAGTACCTCGCCGTCGTGCGCGGCTACATTGACGAAGGGGGCCGCATCGACTACCCGCTCAAAGAGCTGCTCGACAAGATGACCGACGCGAAGGCGCGCACGGACAAGGAGGCCCAGGAGGCCGTCACGCTCTTTGAGCGTCTCGCGACCGTCGAGCTTCCTATCCCCGTCGGGCGCTACCAGACCGCCCGCTACTCCCTGGTACGGCTGCGGCCCGAAACGGGGCGTAAACACCAGCTGCGACGCCATATGAAACATCTGCTGCACCCCATCGTCGGCGACACCAAATACGGCCGGACAGAGCACAACAACCTCTTCCGGGAACATTTCGCCTGCCACCGACTGCTGCTGGCCTCGACGAAGCTCGAACTCCCCCATCCCGTCACCGGTGAGCCGCTCTGTATCGAGGCCTCTGTCGGGGAGGCCTTCGCAAGTATCATCACCGCTTTCGGCTGGGACGCTGAATAATATTTTTTAATTCTACACCCCCGATCTCTCCTTAACAACACAGTGGCATAATGAAAAATAACGCCCATGTAAAGGAGTGCCGATGAAACCGATGATCCTGCCCCTCCTCCTCGCCGCATCGCTTTTTGGCGCGGACGGCTACAAGGTTTACGAGCAGCACTGCGCCTCCTGCCATATGGTCATGCTCCCGCTGGAAGAACCGGCGCGCGGCCAGCAGAAGGCGAAGATGAAAGCGCCGACGATACGCATGGTCGCCATGCGGCTGAAGATGATGATCCACATCCACAACGAGGATGAAGATGTCCAGCGCAAAGTCGTCAAGGCCTTTGTCAAGGAGTACATCGACGATCCCGACGAAGAGTATGTTCTATGCCTGCCGGAGATGGTGGAAAAGTTCGGGGTGATGACGCCCGTCAAAGGGTTGACGAACGCCGAAAAGGAGGCCGTGGCCGAGTGGCTCTGGGAGCAGTTCTAGGCGCTGCGTATTAGAGCGAGCGCAGGTGTTCCAGGAAAGCTTCGGGCGGCTTGTAGCCGATCAGTGTCTTCTCCTTCATCAACTTCCCTTTTTCATCAAAGAAGAGGATGCCCGGAGGGCCGTAAAGTCCGAAGTTTTTCGTCAGCGCCCTTTCAGGGTCGCTGTTCTCCGTCACGTCCGCCTGCACCAGGACGAAATCCTGCAGTGCCGCCGCGACACGCGGGTCGGCGAAGGTGAACTCCGCATATTCCTGGCAGGCCGCGCACCACGTGGCGGAGAAGTCCAGCATCACCTTTTTCCCTTTGTTGTCGGCGATGATCTGCTCCAGTTCCGCTTCGGAGTGGATCACCTCGAAGGCCACCTCTTTTGTAGCGGCAGGAGCAGCAGAGCCATCCGTGCACATTTTGACCTCAAACCCTTTGAGCGGGTGCGTCATCGACGTCCCGCCTGAGAGCGCCCCGACGAGCAGAATCGTGCCGTAGAGCATGAAGACGATGCCGATCGCCTTGATAAAGGAGTGCATTGAACGGCGGACACCGCCGTGGATCGGTTCGAAAGCACCGAGGTAGACGGCGGCGACGATGAAGTAGATCGCCCAGAGCATCATCGTGATCCAGTCCGGGATCACCCGCGATACCATCCAGATAGCGACACCGATCATCACGGCGCCGAAGACCTCCGTGACAATGTTCATCCAGCCGCCCGGTTTCGGCATAAATCTGCCGGCGCCCAGGCCGATGAGCAGCAGCGGAACCCCCATGCCGAGGCTCATGACAAAGAGAGCGACGCCGCCGAGGGCCGCATTGCCCGTCTGGCCGATGTAGATCAGCGCCGCCGCCAGGCCGGGGGCCACGCAGGGGCCGACGATAAGCGCACTCAAAAAGCCCATCACCGCGACACCGGTAAACCCGCCCTTTTCACCCGCCTTGTCCGAAAAACGCGACAGACGCGTCTGCAGCGTCGCCGGGAGCCCGATCTCGTAAAACCCGAACATTGAAAATGCCAGCGCGACAAAGATCAGCGCGAATGCCCCGATGGCCCACGGGTTTTGCAAGATCACCTGCAGGTTCTCTCCGAAAAGGCCCGCCATGATCCCGGCGATCGTA
Encoded proteins:
- the truC gene encoding tRNA pseudouridine(65) synthase TruC, with translation MDEPLEILYRDEWLVAVNKPSGLLVHRSWIDKDETRFALQLVRDQIGQYVYPVHRLDKPTSGVLLFALDPETARKVGEIFEAGSVRKEYLAVVRGYIDEGGRIDYPLKELLDKMTDAKARTDKEAQEAVTLFERLATVELPIPVGRYQTARYSLVRLRPETGRKHQLRRHMKHLLHPIVGDTKYGRTEHNNLFREHFACHRLLLASTKLELPHPVTGEPLCIEASVGEAFASIITAFGWDAE
- the dsbD gene encoding protein-disulfide reductase DsbD, giving the protein MKRFLAFFTLLSATLLFAFQSSFLMPEEAFKPKASLLDNQHIAIDIELGEGIYVYADKLDAKVKAPSGVSISEVKVNSVAEEHDGDMVHLHNVPVEIILTSSQKTGTVPVTVAFAFQGCSERGLCYEPQNKEYTFDVDLAKLGSPAAAAPEKPKAPASVQGESETDIIVDTLKGGSLWAILALFFGFGLALSLTPCIFPMIPILSSIIVSQGEKLTARRGFTLSLVYVLAMAFAYTIAGIMAGLFGENLQVILQNPWAIGAFALIFVALAFSMFGFYEIGLPATLQTRLSRFSDKAGEKGGFTGVAVMGFLSALIVGPCVAPGLAAALIYIGQTGNAALGGVALFVMSLGMGVPLLLIGLGAGRFMPKPGGWMNIVTEVFGAVMIGVAIWMVSRVIPDWITMMLWAIYFIVAAVYLGAFEPIHGGVRRSMHSFIKAIGIVFMLYGTILLVGALSGGTSMTHPLKGFEVKMCTDGSAAPAATKEVAFEVIHSEAELEQIIADNKGKKVMLDFSATWCAACQEYAEFTFADPRVAAALQDFVLVQADVTENSDPERALTKNFGLYGPPGILFFDEKGKLMKEKTLIGYKPPEAFLEHLRSL